From one Conyzicola nivalis genomic stretch:
- a CDS encoding FAD-binding oxidoreductase, translated as MIDTAELRSRIAGVVLSATDEGFAAEVAGFNLAIEQTPDVAVGAASTSDVVDAVRFARELALPVRVQSTGHGAHERITDGVLITTRRLNSVKVDPATRIATIGGGARWSRVIAAGAPLGLAPVGGASPAVGVVGYLTGGGFGPLARSHGVSSDLVRGFTVVTGTGDVVEASATSNPDLFWALRGGKTGFGIVTEVRLELVELPSLYAGSLLFENQHIEKVLRGWLDYTHTADDAVTTSVVMLRFPPIDAVPEPMRGKNFASVRFAFPGEIGQGKRLAAPLRALAPVFIDSLGELPIDEIGLVHNDPEGPSPSWSNGTLLSHDDPGLADAVLAAAGPAARIPFVAAELRHLGAATAVDVPEGSAVGGRSGRYTFTLIAAPEPSLFQNIVPEAANRIFEALRPWINAESNVNFSGHGGAGTPNWSPAATERLAAVRAAYDPDRVFARP; from the coding sequence ATGATCGACACGGCCGAGCTTCGTTCACGCATCGCCGGCGTTGTGCTCAGCGCCACCGACGAGGGCTTCGCCGCCGAAGTCGCCGGATTCAACCTGGCGATCGAACAGACCCCGGATGTCGCGGTGGGCGCCGCCTCCACGAGCGACGTCGTCGACGCGGTGCGTTTCGCGCGCGAGCTCGCGTTGCCCGTGCGTGTGCAGTCGACCGGCCACGGTGCCCACGAACGGATCACCGACGGTGTGCTCATCACCACCAGGCGCCTGAACTCGGTGAAGGTCGACCCGGCCACCCGCATCGCCACGATCGGCGGGGGCGCCCGTTGGAGCCGAGTGATCGCGGCCGGCGCACCGCTCGGGCTCGCCCCGGTCGGGGGTGCCTCGCCGGCGGTCGGCGTCGTCGGCTACCTCACCGGAGGCGGGTTTGGGCCACTCGCGCGCAGCCACGGCGTCTCGTCCGACCTGGTGCGGGGCTTCACCGTCGTCACCGGTACGGGCGACGTCGTCGAGGCGAGCGCCACGAGCAATCCCGACCTGTTCTGGGCCCTGCGCGGCGGCAAGACGGGGTTCGGCATCGTGACCGAGGTGCGCCTCGAGCTCGTCGAACTGCCGTCGCTCTACGCCGGCTCGCTGCTGTTCGAGAACCAGCACATCGAGAAGGTGCTGCGCGGCTGGCTCGACTACACCCACACCGCCGACGACGCCGTGACGACGAGCGTCGTTATGCTGCGCTTCCCGCCCATCGACGCCGTTCCCGAGCCGATGCGCGGCAAGAACTTCGCCAGCGTGCGCTTCGCGTTCCCCGGCGAGATCGGCCAGGGCAAGCGCCTCGCCGCTCCCCTGCGCGCCCTCGCCCCCGTGTTCATCGACTCGCTCGGGGAGCTGCCGATCGACGAGATCGGGCTCGTGCACAACGACCCGGAGGGGCCCTCGCCGTCGTGGAGCAACGGCACGCTGCTCTCGCACGACGACCCCGGCCTCGCGGACGCCGTCTTAGCCGCCGCGGGCCCGGCCGCGCGCATCCCGTTCGTCGCCGCCGAGTTGCGCCACCTGGGTGCAGCGACCGCCGTCGACGTGCCGGAGGGTTCCGCCGTCGGAGGCCGTTCCGGCCGGTACACGTTCACGCTCATCGCGGCGCCCGAGCCCAGCCTGTTCCAGAACATCGTGCCCGAGGCGGCGAACCGGATCTTCGAGGCGCTGCGCCCGTGGATCAACGCCGAATCCAACGTCAACTTCTCGGGCCACGGCGGCGCGGGCACCCCGAACTGGTCGCCCGCCGCCACAGAGCGCCTCGCTGCGGTGCGCGCCGCGTACGACCCCGACCGCGTGTTCGCGCGCCCGTAG
- the trhO gene encoding oxygen-dependent tRNA uridine(34) hydroxylase TrhO, which yields MAVPKIILFYGFTPLADPEAVRLWQRDLCESLGLTGRILISADGINGTLGGELKDVKRYVRKTREYAPFKNIDFKWSEGTGDDFPRLSVRVRDEIVSFGAPGELKVDENGVVGGGTRLTPHELHELVERKDVTFFDGRNAFEAEIGRFADAVVPNVANTREFVAELDSGKYDHLKDQPIVTYCTGGIRCEVLSSLMVSRGFGEVYQLEGGIVKYGEEFGDSGLWQGSLYVFDNRMSIDFTDDATVIGHCYCCGADTKNMRNCRELSCREQLVVCEVHAAETVCTEHAPLFA from the coding sequence GTGGCAGTACCGAAAATCATCCTCTTCTACGGGTTCACCCCGCTCGCGGACCCCGAGGCCGTTCGGCTGTGGCAACGCGACCTGTGCGAGTCGCTGGGACTGACCGGGCGCATCCTGATCTCGGCCGACGGCATCAACGGCACCCTCGGCGGCGAACTGAAAGACGTCAAGCGCTACGTGCGCAAGACCCGCGAGTACGCCCCGTTCAAGAACATCGACTTCAAGTGGAGCGAGGGCACCGGCGACGACTTCCCCCGCCTCAGCGTGCGGGTGCGCGACGAGATCGTGAGCTTCGGCGCCCCCGGCGAGCTGAAGGTCGACGAGAACGGCGTCGTCGGCGGCGGTACGCGCCTGACGCCGCACGAACTGCACGAACTGGTCGAACGCAAAGATGTCACCTTCTTCGACGGACGCAACGCCTTCGAGGCGGAGATCGGCCGGTTTGCGGATGCCGTGGTTCCGAACGTGGCGAACACGCGCGAGTTCGTGGCCGAGCTGGACAGCGGAAAGTACGACCATCTCAAGGACCAGCCGATCGTCACCTACTGCACCGGCGGCATCCGGTGCGAGGTGCTGTCGTCGCTGATGGTGAGCCGCGGCTTCGGCGAGGTGTACCAGCTCGAGGGCGGCATCGTGAAGTACGGCGAGGAGTTCGGCGACTCGGGGCTCTGGCAGGGTTCGCTTTATGTCTTCGACAACCGCATGTCGATCGACTTCACCGACGACGCCACCGTGATCGGGCACTGCTACTGCTGCGGGGCCGACACCAAGAACATGCGCAACTGCCGCGAGCTCTCCTGCCGCGAGCAGCTCGTCGTCTGCGAGGTGCACGCCGCCGAGACCGTGTGCACCGAGCACGCGCCACTCTTCGCTTAA
- a CDS encoding chitinase, whose translation MTTVENASQKPPKTRRLSITRLLIAITVTAALVAAGVIGARSWYSSANTPEIDPWFAGYVDVTATPTFAFETPKSDAAKNVVLSFIVAKSGEDCTPSWGNAYTMDEAANSLDLDRRIARLQQQGGEPIVSFGGLLNDELATACSDENKLVDAYQSVIDRYSLTTIDLDIEAGNLADTDSSARRAEAIASLQKSQKADGKNLAVWLTLPVAPTGLTEAGTDAVSAFLDAGVDLAGVNVMTMDYGDSRVEGQSMLDASTAALEQTHRQLGILYSRAEIDLTSDTLWSKIGATPMIGQNDVEEEIFSLADAKAFNKFVVGHNLGRMSMWSLNRDVTCSPNYGDTRRVSDSCSGVPQGDASFADLLGKGIDGDPVVSAAVVTTNEPLAPVVEDDPATSPYQIWSPDSTYLLGTKVVWHQNVYSAKWWTRGDLPDNPVLETFETPWELVGPVLPGETPVPIPTVPADAYPAWDGATTYREGDRVIVGQYAFEAKWFNEGEAPAAASTDPDSSPWVVLTDAQVQELLDAQETPAG comes from the coding sequence ATGACCACCGTCGAGAATGCTTCCCAGAAGCCGCCGAAGACCCGGCGTCTCTCCATCACCCGACTGCTCATCGCCATCACCGTCACGGCGGCGCTCGTCGCCGCCGGCGTGATCGGCGCGCGCTCCTGGTATTCCTCCGCGAATACCCCTGAGATCGACCCCTGGTTCGCCGGCTACGTCGACGTGACCGCCACCCCCACCTTCGCGTTCGAGACGCCGAAGAGCGACGCCGCGAAGAACGTGGTGCTCTCGTTCATCGTCGCGAAGTCGGGCGAGGACTGCACCCCGTCGTGGGGCAACGCCTACACGATGGACGAGGCCGCGAACTCGCTCGACCTCGACCGGCGCATCGCCCGCCTGCAGCAGCAGGGCGGCGAGCCGATCGTGTCCTTCGGCGGCTTGCTCAACGACGAACTCGCCACGGCGTGCAGCGATGAGAACAAGCTCGTCGACGCCTACCAGAGCGTGATCGACCGCTACTCGCTCACGACGATCGACCTCGACATCGAGGCCGGCAACCTCGCCGACACCGATTCGAGCGCCCGTCGCGCCGAGGCCATCGCGAGCCTGCAGAAGTCGCAGAAGGCCGACGGCAAGAACCTGGCCGTCTGGCTCACCCTTCCCGTGGCTCCCACCGGCCTCACCGAGGCAGGCACCGATGCCGTGTCGGCCTTCCTCGACGCCGGAGTGGACCTCGCGGGCGTCAACGTGATGACGATGGACTACGGCGACAGCCGAGTCGAGGGCCAGAGCATGCTCGACGCCTCGACCGCCGCGCTCGAGCAGACCCACCGCCAGCTCGGCATCCTCTACTCGCGCGCCGAGATCGACCTCACCAGCGACACGCTCTGGAGCAAGATCGGCGCGACGCCGATGATCGGCCAGAACGACGTCGAAGAGGAGATCTTCTCCCTCGCAGACGCGAAGGCATTCAACAAGTTCGTGGTCGGCCACAACCTCGGCCGCATGTCGATGTGGTCCCTCAACCGCGACGTGACCTGCAGCCCGAACTACGGCGACACCCGTCGCGTCTCCGACTCGTGCAGCGGCGTGCCGCAGGGCGACGCGTCCTTCGCCGACCTGCTCGGCAAGGGCATCGACGGCGACCCCGTGGTCTCCGCCGCGGTCGTCACCACCAACGAGCCCCTCGCCCCGGTCGTGGAAGACGACCCGGCCACCAGCCCGTACCAGATCTGGTCGCCCGACTCGACCTACCTGCTCGGCACGAAGGTCGTCTGGCACCAGAACGTCTACTCGGCCAAGTGGTGGACGCGTGGCGACCTGCCCGACAACCCCGTGCTCGAGACCTTCGAGACCCCGTGGGAGCTGGTCGGTCCCGTGCTGCCCGGCGAGACGCCCGTCCCGATCCCGACGGTCCCCGCCGACGCGTATCCCGCGTGGGACGGAGCGACCACCTACCGGGAGGGCGACCGCGTGATCGTGGGACAGTACGCCTTCGAAGCGAAGTGGTTCAACGAGGGCGAGGCCCCCGCGGCAGCGTCCACCGACCCCGACAGCTCGCCGTGGGTGGTCCTTACCGACGCGCAGGTTCAGGAGCTGCTCGACGCCCAGGAGACCCCGGCCGGCTGA
- a CDS encoding glycosyltransferase family 2 protein gives MSANPTTAPARKRQWGAERSTEPLPTIHVRPSDRQIAMSRLAIVATVVFWAIYVVYTILRQFIDNGTQNFRFTTEAVSYVIVVTFLTFSALMYLVARQGALIRFRDHVRVPRAELDRHFAQNHSSITVLVPSYSEELVVIRSTLWSAALQEYPEMRVVLLIDDPPFPTDKTVAAKLDQARGIATDIMDALSEPRQRFADARMQFELETMDNAEPTIEAVRQLAYQYFWAADWLETMAEGERIEDHVDEFFADQVLRGLSEELALVGTALTAAADQGETPAIERMAELYRRLDWTFNAEITTFERKKYASLSHEANKAMNLNSYIGLMGDSYEEELTPNGLVLRPSVTGDFIVPDSDYLLTLDADSVLLRDYCLRLVYFLEQPENARVAVTQTPYSSFRGAGTRIERLAGATTDIQHLLHQGMSYYNAAFWVGANAVIRRESLVDIVEIENIGGFDIKRYVQDRTVIEDTESSVDLGTHGWTIVNYPERLSYSATPPDFGSLVVQRRRWANGGLLIMPKFVRQVRERRARGERVTFTEIALRTNYMTSIAWASFGLIFLLAYPYDSRLLSPVVVLAAVPYFLCMGFDLRRFGYRFTDIARIYGFNLILLPVNLAGVFKSIEQAITVKKIPFSRTPKVKDRTAAPLLYVVAPYVIVAFSVITLWRDVMAGNWGNAAFAGLNAFLALTAIIAYIGIWNSIVDIWIAMTGWLFVPVKPKTTTADDAADGDAPIDWRSVLYRGDTDGLGSTTIASAEPRNPASTSRKGA, from the coding sequence ATGTCTGCAAACCCTACAACCGCGCCCGCTCGCAAGAGACAGTGGGGCGCCGAACGCAGTACCGAACCGCTGCCCACTATCCACGTTCGCCCTAGCGACCGTCAGATCGCGATGAGCCGACTCGCCATTGTGGCGACCGTCGTGTTCTGGGCGATCTACGTCGTCTATACGATCCTGCGCCAGTTCATCGACAACGGAACGCAGAACTTCCGCTTCACGACCGAGGCGGTGTCGTACGTCATCGTGGTGACATTCCTCACGTTCTCGGCGCTGATGTATCTCGTCGCGCGCCAGGGAGCGCTCATCCGGTTCCGCGACCACGTGCGCGTTCCCCGCGCCGAACTCGACCGGCACTTCGCGCAGAACCACTCGTCGATCACGGTTCTCGTGCCGTCGTACAGCGAAGAGCTCGTCGTCATCCGCTCGACCCTGTGGTCTGCCGCGCTGCAGGAGTACCCCGAGATGCGCGTCGTGCTGCTGATCGACGACCCGCCCTTCCCCACCGACAAGACCGTCGCGGCCAAGCTCGACCAGGCGCGCGGCATCGCGACCGACATCATGGACGCCCTCTCGGAGCCGCGTCAGCGCTTCGCCGACGCGCGCATGCAGTTCGAGCTCGAGACGATGGACAACGCCGAGCCTACGATCGAGGCCGTGCGCCAGCTGGCCTACCAGTATTTCTGGGCGGCCGACTGGCTCGAGACGATGGCCGAGGGCGAGCGTATCGAAGACCACGTCGACGAGTTCTTCGCCGACCAGGTGCTGCGCGGACTGAGTGAGGAGCTGGCGCTCGTCGGAACCGCGCTCACCGCCGCGGCCGACCAGGGCGAAACGCCCGCCATCGAGCGGATGGCCGAGCTGTACCGCCGCCTCGACTGGACCTTCAACGCCGAGATCACCACGTTCGAGCGCAAGAAGTACGCCTCGCTCTCGCACGAGGCGAACAAGGCCATGAACCTCAACTCGTACATCGGCCTCATGGGCGACAGCTACGAGGAGGAGCTGACCCCCAACGGCCTCGTGCTGCGTCCGTCGGTCACGGGCGATTTCATCGTGCCCGACTCCGACTACCTGCTCACGCTCGACGCCGACTCCGTACTGCTGCGCGACTACTGCCTGCGCCTCGTCTACTTCCTCGAGCAGCCCGAGAACGCCCGCGTCGCGGTGACGCAGACGCCGTACTCCTCGTTCCGCGGTGCGGGCACCCGCATCGAGCGTCTCGCCGGGGCGACCACCGACATCCAGCACCTCCTGCACCAGGGCATGTCGTACTACAACGCCGCCTTCTGGGTGGGCGCCAACGCGGTCATCCGTCGCGAGTCGCTCGTCGACATCGTCGAGATCGAGAACATCGGCGGCTTCGACATCAAGCGCTACGTGCAGGACCGCACGGTCATCGAGGACACCGAGTCGAGCGTCGACCTCGGCACCCACGGTTGGACGATCGTGAACTACCCCGAGCGCCTGAGCTACTCGGCCACACCGCCCGACTTCGGCTCGCTCGTCGTGCAGCGTCGGCGCTGGGCCAACGGCGGACTGCTGATCATGCCCAAGTTCGTGCGCCAGGTGCGCGAGCGCCGGGCGCGCGGCGAGCGCGTGACCTTCACCGAGATCGCCCTGCGCACCAACTACATGACGTCGATCGCCTGGGCGAGCTTCGGCCTGATCTTCCTCCTCGCGTACCCGTACGACAGCCGGCTGCTCAGCCCCGTCGTGGTGCTCGCGGCGGTGCCGTACTTCCTCTGCATGGGCTTCGACCTTCGCCGATTCGGCTACCGGTTCACCGACATCGCGCGCATCTACGGCTTCAACCTGATCCTGCTGCCCGTCAACCTGGCCGGCGTCTTCAAGTCGATCGAGCAGGCCATCACTGTCAAGAAGATCCCGTTCTCCCGCACGCCGAAGGTCAAGGACCGCACCGCGGCTCCGCTGCTCTACGTCGTCGCGCCCTACGTGATCGTGGCCTTCTCGGTCATCACCCTCTGGCGTGACGTCATGGCGGGCAACTGGGGCAACGCGGCCTTCGCCGGCCTGAACGCCTTCCTCGCCCTCACCGCGATCATCGCCTACATCGGCATCTGGAACTCCATCGTCGACATCTGGATCGCCATGACCGGTTGGTTGTTCGTTCCGGTGAAGCCGAAGACCACCACGGCCGACGACGCGGCCGACGGCGACGCCCCCATCGACTGGCGCTCGGTTCTCTACCGCGGCGACACCGACGGGCTCGGCTCGACGACGATCGCCAGTGCCGAACCGCGCAACCCCGCATCGACTTCAAGAAAGGGGGCGTGA
- a CDS encoding 6-phosphofructokinase, which yields MKIGILTSGGDAPGLNAVIRGIVYTGIATGKCEEFVGFIGGWKGVVEADIIPLGRHEIKGIHKQGGTILGTSRTNPFDGNGGVERINEVMRDNGIDAIIAIGGEGTLAAAKRLTDAGINIVGVPKTVDNDLDATDYTFGFDTAVQIATDAMDRLRTTGDSHGRCMIAEVMGRHVGWIALHSGMAAGAHAILIPEQKTSVDQIIEWVTSAHDRGRAPLVVVAEGFSLDTMDDAHSERGLDAFGRPRLGGIGELLAPIIEERTGIETRATTLGHIQRGGTPSAYDRVLATRLGMAALDAAIAGRWGHMVGLRGTDIITVPFADALGKLKTVPQQRYDEARILFG from the coding sequence ATGAAAATCGGCATCCTCACCAGCGGCGGCGACGCGCCCGGCCTGAACGCTGTTATCCGTGGAATCGTCTACACCGGGATCGCCACTGGGAAGTGCGAGGAGTTCGTCGGATTCATCGGCGGCTGGAAGGGCGTCGTCGAGGCCGACATCATCCCCCTCGGCCGTCACGAGATCAAAGGCATCCACAAGCAGGGCGGCACGATCCTCGGCACCTCGCGCACCAATCCGTTCGACGGCAACGGCGGCGTCGAGCGCATCAACGAGGTCATGCGCGACAACGGCATCGACGCGATTATCGCGATCGGCGGCGAGGGCACGCTGGCCGCGGCCAAGCGCCTCACCGACGCCGGCATCAACATCGTCGGAGTGCCGAAGACGGTGGACAACGATCTGGATGCCACGGACTACACCTTCGGCTTCGACACCGCCGTGCAGATCGCGACCGACGCCATGGACCGCCTCCGCACCACGGGCGACTCCCACGGCCGCTGCATGATCGCCGAGGTGATGGGCCGCCACGTCGGCTGGATCGCGCTGCACTCGGGCATGGCCGCCGGCGCCCACGCGATCCTCATCCCCGAACAGAAGACGAGCGTCGACCAGATCATCGAGTGGGTCACCTCGGCCCACGACCGCGGCCGCGCGCCCCTGGTCGTGGTCGCGGAGGGCTTCTCGCTCGACACCATGGACGACGCCCACAGCGAGCGCGGACTGGATGCCTTCGGCCGCCCCCGGCTCGGCGGCATCGGCGAGCTGCTCGCCCCCATCATCGAGGAGCGCACGGGCATCGAGACCCGCGCCACGACCCTCGGCCACATCCAGCGCGGCGGAACGCCCAGTGCCTACGACCGCGTGCTCGCGACGCGGCTCGGCATGGCGGCGCTCGACGCCGCGATCGCCGGCCGCTGGGGTCACATGGTCGGCCTGCGCGGAACCGACATCATCACCGTGCCGTTCGCCGACGCGCTCGGCAAGCTCAAGACGGTTCCGCAGCAGCGCTACGACGAGGCGCGCATCCTCTTCGGCTGA
- a CDS encoding MDR family oxidoreductase, which produces MFRAIVVTRPSDAPATATLESGVTDSALGEGDVEIDVEFSSINYKDGMALTGRPGVIKAESLIAGIDLVGVVSSVPEPVEGSASAGSATVSVGDRVIVTGFGLGENHPGGLSERARVKSEWLVPLPDGLSLRRAAAIGTAGFTAMLAVLAIEKSLTPADGGEVLVTGASGGVGSIAIALLAGLGYSVTASTGRAAEHDYLRSLGATTVIDRAELGGPGKPLQSQRWAGAVDSVGSHTLANVLAQANYGATVATCGLAQGPDLPATVMPFILRGVSLVGINSVYCPLPLRTEAWRRLALDLDLDLLDSLTTSVGLDGAIDVAHAIIDGTVRGRTVVEVRK; this is translated from the coding sequence ATGTTCCGTGCCATCGTCGTCACCCGCCCCTCGGATGCCCCGGCTACCGCCACCCTCGAGAGCGGTGTCACCGACTCCGCGCTCGGCGAGGGCGACGTCGAGATCGACGTGGAGTTCTCGAGCATCAACTACAAGGACGGCATGGCGCTCACCGGGCGCCCCGGCGTCATCAAGGCCGAGAGCCTGATCGCCGGCATCGACCTGGTCGGAGTCGTGTCCTCGGTCCCCGAGCCTGTCGAAGGGTCCGCGTCGGCAGGCTCAGCGACCGTCTCCGTCGGCGACCGCGTCATCGTCACCGGCTTCGGGCTGGGCGAGAACCACCCCGGCGGACTCTCCGAGCGCGCGCGGGTGAAGAGCGAGTGGCTCGTGCCCTTGCCCGACGGCCTCAGCCTGCGCCGGGCGGCGGCGATCGGCACGGCGGGCTTCACCGCCATGCTCGCGGTGCTGGCGATCGAGAAGTCCCTGACACCCGCCGACGGCGGAGAGGTGCTCGTCACCGGTGCATCCGGGGGCGTCGGCTCCATTGCGATCGCCCTCCTCGCCGGCCTCGGCTACAGCGTCACGGCGTCGACCGGACGCGCCGCCGAACACGACTACCTGCGCTCGCTCGGCGCCACGACCGTGATCGACCGCGCGGAACTCGGCGGGCCCGGCAAGCCGCTGCAGTCGCAACGCTGGGCCGGTGCCGTCGACTCGGTCGGCAGCCACACCCTCGCGAACGTGCTGGCCCAGGCGAACTACGGCGCGACCGTCGCGACCTGTGGTCTCGCCCAGGGCCCCGACCTGCCGGCGACTGTGATGCCGTTCATCCTGCGTGGGGTGTCCCTCGTCGGCATCAACTCGGTCTACTGCCCGCTGCCGCTGCGCACGGAGGCCTGGCGACGCTTGGCCCTCGATCTCGACCTCGACCTGCTCGACTCGCTCACGACATCCGTCGGTCTGGACGGCGCCATCGATGTCGCGCACGCCATCATCGACGGCACGGTGCGCGGGCGCACGGTCGTCGAGGTGCGAAAATAG
- a CDS encoding carboxylesterase/lipase family protein, with protein MSTRTSAAVSLDIPVAQGVARGVRTRGLEAWRGLPFAAPPVDSRRWRAPAPAEPWTGVRDASAFGAVAWQSRSGNFVGAAKGQVMSEDCLTLNVLRPAGGGENLPVMVFVHGGAYAVGSSAEHPHNGETLVREGGIVYVSFNYRLSALGYIDFSRYSTPGRPIESNLGLRDQVAALEWVRDNISAFGGDPRNVTLFGESAGGNAVTTLMATPAAHGLFAKAIAQSAPTNALYEPDVSTRWADEYLEFLTERLEPSGVESTTLEDAALMLTIADPADLVEAAVQLTLLTPDRDPGTIALSPVIDGDFLPVRPLDAFKSGTAMRVPLIIGTNDREGSLFTGRLDILATTPPRIRSIFSKTKKKARKAIKAEYPGLPEKRPAADFAGDFAFWYPTVKVAERHSRFAPVYFYRFDIAPRLVRALGFDATHGIELFALFDRMDGPFGRAMGALGGRRAFKRTGARMRAHWVEFARSGRAGADWPPYDETSRETLIFDERDRVESDPRSSRREAWQAFVPHV; from the coding sequence GTGTCTACTCGTACCTCGGCAGCGGTCAGCCTCGATATCCCGGTCGCCCAGGGCGTCGCGCGCGGCGTGCGGACCCGGGGCCTCGAGGCGTGGCGCGGGCTGCCCTTCGCGGCACCTCCCGTCGACTCCCGGCGCTGGCGGGCGCCGGCACCGGCCGAGCCGTGGACCGGGGTGCGCGACGCGAGCGCCTTCGGTGCCGTGGCCTGGCAGTCGCGCTCGGGCAACTTCGTCGGAGCGGCCAAGGGGCAGGTGATGAGCGAGGACTGCCTCACCCTCAATGTGTTGCGACCGGCGGGCGGCGGGGAGAACCTGCCGGTGATGGTCTTTGTACACGGCGGCGCCTACGCGGTCGGCTCCTCGGCCGAGCACCCGCACAACGGCGAGACTCTCGTGCGCGAGGGCGGCATCGTCTACGTGAGCTTCAACTACCGCCTCAGTGCGCTCGGCTACATCGACTTCTCGCGCTACTCGACGCCGGGCAGGCCGATCGAGTCGAACCTCGGCCTTCGCGACCAGGTGGCCGCTCTCGAGTGGGTGCGCGACAACATCTCGGCGTTCGGCGGCGACCCCCGCAACGTGACCCTGTTCGGCGAGTCGGCGGGTGGCAACGCCGTGACGACGTTGATGGCGACGCCCGCCGCGCACGGGCTGTTCGCCAAGGCGATCGCCCAGAGCGCGCCGACGAACGCGCTCTACGAACCTGACGTCTCGACGCGCTGGGCCGACGAGTACCTGGAATTTCTCACCGAACGCCTCGAGCCCTCAGGCGTGGAGTCGACGACGCTCGAAGACGCGGCGCTGATGCTCACGATCGCCGACCCGGCCGACCTGGTCGAGGCCGCCGTGCAGCTCACGCTGCTCACGCCCGACCGCGACCCGGGCACGATCGCGTTGAGCCCGGTCATCGACGGCGACTTCCTGCCGGTCCGTCCGCTCGACGCGTTCAAGAGCGGCACGGCGATGCGGGTCCCGCTGATCATCGGCACCAACGACCGCGAAGGCTCGCTGTTTACGGGTCGTCTCGACATCCTCGCCACGACGCCCCCTCGCATCCGTTCGATCTTTTCGAAGACGAAGAAGAAGGCGCGCAAGGCGATCAAGGCCGAATACCCGGGACTGCCCGAGAAGCGCCCGGCCGCGGACTTCGCCGGCGACTTCGCGTTCTGGTATCCGACGGTGAAGGTGGCCGAGCGGCACTCGCGGTTCGCGCCGGTGTACTTCTACCGCTTCGACATCGCGCCGCGGCTGGTGCGCGCGCTCGGATTCGACGCGACCCACGGAATAGAGCTGTTCGCCCTTTTCGACCGAATGGATGGCCCGTTCGGGCGCGCGATGGGGGCGCTGGGCGGCCGTCGCGCCTTCAAGAGAACGGGAGCGCGCATGCGCGCGCACTGGGTCGAGTTCGCGCGGTCGGGGCGGGCGGGCGCCGACTGGCCGCCCTACGACGAGACGTCGCGCGAGACGCTCATCTTCGACGAGCGCGACCGGGTGGAGTCGGACCCGCGCTCGAGCAGGCGCGAGGCCTGGCAGGCCTTCGTGCCGCACGTCTGA
- a CDS encoding DNA-3-methyladenine glycosylase family protein, whose product MDAVPFFSTTYTPRIRVAVQATLRPLRRGHADPTMRVDVTGVWRTMLTPHGAATLHLAERQGSVEARAWGDGAEWAIAGVPELLGAGDDWAGLDVSGNAFLADSLRRNPGLRLLRTRQVFEMLLVAILEQKVTGIEARRAWRTLLWKFGDVPPGPAPEGMRVFPSAERWRRVPSWEWHTAGVGPQRSATVMRAASVAASLERTLADGRGGPTVSTKLRSIPGIGVWTAAETTQRAHGDPDSPSVGDYHLPAVVGWALIGKPVDDDGMLELLEPFAGHRQRVMRLIEASGFRKPTFGPRMTIQDHRRH is encoded by the coding sequence ATGGACGCTGTACCCTTCTTCTCCACGACCTACACGCCGCGTATCCGAGTGGCAGTGCAGGCAACCCTTCGTCCGCTGCGTCGCGGGCACGCCGATCCGACCATGCGGGTGGATGTCACGGGGGTCTGGAGAACGATGCTGACGCCCCACGGCGCCGCCACGCTGCACCTCGCCGAGCGGCAGGGCTCGGTGGAGGCCCGGGCGTGGGGAGACGGCGCGGAGTGGGCGATCGCGGGCGTTCCCGAGCTGCTCGGCGCGGGCGACGACTGGGCAGGGCTCGACGTCTCGGGCAATGCGTTCCTCGCCGATTCGCTGCGCCGCAACCCGGGCCTGCGGCTGCTGCGCACGCGTCAGGTGTTCGAGATGCTGCTCGTCGCGATCCTCGAGCAGAAGGTGACGGGCATCGAGGCCCGGCGTGCCTGGCGCACGCTGCTCTGGAAGTTCGGCGACGTGCCGCCGGGGCCGGCGCCCGAGGGTATGCGCGTGTTCCCGAGCGCCGAGCGCTGGCGCCGCGTGCCCTCGTGGGAGTGGCACACGGCTGGAGTGGGGCCCCAGCGGTCCGCGACCGTGATGCGCGCAGCATCCGTCGCCGCGTCTTTGGAGCGCACCCTCGCCGACGGGCGCGGCGGTCCGACCGTCTCGACGAAGCTGCGTTCGATTCCCGGCATCGGAGTGTGGACGGCGGCCGAGACCACCCAGCGCGCCCACGGCGACCCCGACTCACCGAGCGTCGGCGACTACCACCTGCCGGCCGTCGTCGGCTGGGCGCTGATCGGAAAGCCGGTCGACGACGACGGCATGCTCGAACTGCTTGAGCCGTTCGCCGGACACCGGCAGCGGGTGATGCGGCTGATCGAGGCGAGCGGGTTCCGCAAGCCGACGTTCGGCCCGCGCATGACGATCCAGGACCACCGCAGGCACTAG